Proteins from one Periplaneta americana isolate PAMFEO1 chromosome 6, P.americana_PAMFEO1_priV1, whole genome shotgun sequence genomic window:
- the LOC138701723 gene encoding piggyBac transposable element-derived protein 4-like — MASSSKRRSASKQENSFDDENSDDLEELEELERYDSSQSLISDSDSGSDSEISVDDYALADVINAEQSDDEDLVHKSTKNLACYKWEDMKNYAAKREDFLGSAGPQLGARSVCDILSIFLLFFSTDLMKNIVLETNRYAEKFINSRVFPPRSSMRQWTPVTLNEMYILLGIFLLMGIIQKPTLRSYFARKRLISTPGVGDIISRDRMELICKFLRFSDSSSIKDYNGPEKLHKIYPIISHLNKKFQSLYLPSQNISVDKTLTLWKGKLSFKQYFPRKNSKFGMKVYELSESSTGYLWSFFVCTGKNMSLDVLSVKEGSNKTTAVVLTLLKPLLNKGYTVWMDNFHNSLELARFLKKNKTDCAGTVNLREKGMPKKVKEGKLKRGEIISQHSGSITIMKWRDKRDIPFISTYHTDEMKTILRREEQIKKPVICIDYNQNMGAVNQIFETYLSEKKKMHKWYMKIFRKLLNAAALNTMVLYKQNTGSTIDLLAFRITLVEEILKKFCDAEKKTLGRHASDNTVSRLKGRHFIRKILPRGKKSRPQRRCVVCSKRGKKKDTVYCCRECDVGLCLDGCFEIYHTKQTF, encoded by the coding sequence ATGGCATCATCTAGTAAGAGAAGGTCAGCCAGTAAGCAAGAGAATTCTTTCGATGATGAGAATTCTGACGACTTGGAAGAATTAGAAGAGTTAGAAAGATACGATTCTAGTCAAAGTTTGATTAGTGACAGTGATAGTGGCAGTGATAGTGAAATTTCTGTTGATGATTATGCATTGGCAGACGTTATAAATGCAGAACAAAGTGATGATGAAGATCTTGTTCACAAATCCACCAAAAACCTTGCCTGTTACAAGTGGGAGGACATGAAGAATTATGCAGCAAAGCGGGAAGATTTTTTAGGGAGTGCTGGTCCTCAACTTGGTGCACGCAGTGTGTGCGACATTTTGTCAATATTTTTGCTGTTTTTCAGTACTGATCTCATGAAAAATATTGTTCTGGAAACCAATCGGTATGCAGAAAAGTTCATAAACTCTAGAGTCTTCCCTCCAAGATCTTCCATGAGGCAGTGGACTCCTGTAACACTAAATGAGATGTATATATTGCTTGGGATTTTTCTGCTTATGGGAATTATACAGAAACCTACTCTCCGCTCATATTTTGCACGTAAAAGACTGATATCTACACCTGGTGTTGGAGATATTATTTCACGGGATAGGATGGAACTGATATGTAAGTTCTTACGTTTTTCTGATAGCTCTTCTATAAAAGATTACAACGGCCCTGAGAAACTTCATAAAATATATCCTATTATTTCCCATttgaacaaaaaatttcaaagtcTTTATCTTCCATCTCAGAATATTTCAGTTGATAAGACCCTAACACTATGGAAAGGTAAATTGTCCTTTAAACAGTATTTtcctagaaaaaattcaaaatttggaATGAAAGTTTATGAATTAAGTGAATCCAGTACAGGATACTTATGGTCATTTTTCGTCTGTACTGGTAAGAACATGTCTTTGGATGTATTATCAGTTAAAGAAGGCTCAAATAAAACAACAGCTGTTGTTTTGACACTTCTGAAGCCTCTTTTGAATAAAGGGTATACAGTATGGATGGATAATTTTCATAATTCATTAGAGCTTGCCAGATTTCTGAAAAAGAATAAAACTGATTGTGCTGGTACTGTGAATCTAAGGGAGAAAGGTATGCCGAAAAAGGTAAAAGAAGGTAAATTGAAAAGAGGTGAAATTATATCCCAACATTCAGGTTCTATCACCATAATGAAATGGCGTGATAAGAGAGATATTCCATTCATATCCACTTATCACACAGACGAAATGAAAACTATTTTAAGAAGAGAAGAACAGATAAAAAAACCAGTGATCTGTATTGACTACAACCAAAATATGGGCGCTGTAAACCAGATATTTGAAACATATctttcagaaaagaaaaaaatgcataagtggtatatgaaaatatttaGGAAACTTCTGAATGCTGCAGCTTTGAATACGATGGTTCTttacaaacagaatacaggtagtACTATTGATCTTCTGGCATTCAGAATCACGCTAGTGGAGGAGATATTGAAGAAGTTTTGTGatgcagaaaagaaaacattgGGTCGACATGCTTCAGACAACACAGTCTCTCGGTTGAAGGGGAGGCATTTTATACGAAAAATTCTTCCTAGGGGGAAGAAATCAAGACCACAAAGACGATGTGTAGTATGCAGTAAACGTGGGAAGAAAAAAGACACTGTTTACTGCTGTAGGGAGTGTGATGTTGGGTTGTGTTTGGATGGTTGCTTTGAAATCTATCATACAAAGCAGactttttaa